GCTTCAATGGGGCCGCGTTCGGATGAACGCGGAAACAGCGCGCATTCTAATTGTCAAAGATCCAGATGTTTGCGGCGCTGAATGCGAGGAGCGCCAGCCCGACATCGAAATTCTTTGGGGATTCATTGTTGATTTTACTCCGGTTTAGAAGCTCCAACAACTTAGAGCATCAAGAGCAATGGGAGAGCTTAGCATCGGTTCCGCGCTCGATTAAAAAATGAGAGCTTTCCTGTCTGCAGTTTGAAGCGAAGAAGATACGCCAAGCGTTTCAATGTGTTCCGAGAGTCTGCCATCAGCAGGTCCGAGCCGCACGATCATGACTTTGTCTTCCCGGTGGTTGATCAGCGGATGCAAACCTTCGAACATCAATATCTTTTCTGAGTCGGATAAATCGCAAAAGAATACGGAATACTGAACGCGCTCCCCAAAGCCGAGCATGAATTTATGAACTTGTCTGAGTCTTCGATCATCTGAAATGTCATAGCAAACAAGATAAGTAATCCGCATCGTTCATCGTGTGCAGAATGGAATATAGCGCTCCAATTCACCGGTAATACATCGACTTACCAACCTGGCCTGCACTTCAAGCACTCTTCGGTAGCTGATCGAATAGCCGAAAAGGGGATGAGTAATGAGCGTGTCCATGCGCCGTTCGTACGCCGCAAGAACATGTCTCCTGCCGGTCTCGGTCAGTCCTGTGGCGC
The bacterium DNA segment above includes these coding regions:
- the cas2 gene encoding CRISPR-associated endonuclease Cas2, with the translated sequence MRITYLVCYDISDDRRLRQVHKFMLGFGERVQYSVFFCDLSDSEKILMFEGLHPLINHREDKVMIVRLGPADGRLSEHIETLGVSSSLQTADRKALIF